One window from the genome of Natrialba magadii ATCC 43099 encodes:
- a CDS encoding enoyl-CoA hydratase/isomerase family protein, with translation MSLGEAVHLESSDDGHVATITLDQPDRRNALSREINAGITEALDVIEDDEVYADARCVVIEGSGGSFSAGGDIEAMIEGLEGDMPLDERVRALERRTNQLMARLVSFPLPTIALVDGPAVGAGANLAIACDMQLATADAAFGFVFRQVGLSIDAGTSYLLPRIVGENVAQELVLTGDIIGADRAADLGLVNHVYPSEEFDERAEEFVEKIVAGPPVAMRHMKRLIGEGLDKSLEQALTDEATAQGIVFQTDDHAEGVSAFFEDREPEYEGR, from the coding sequence ATGTCCCTCGGCGAGGCCGTCCATCTCGAGTCCAGCGACGACGGACACGTCGCGACAATCACGCTCGACCAGCCAGACCGTCGCAACGCGCTCTCACGCGAGATTAACGCTGGAATCACCGAGGCGCTCGACGTGATCGAAGACGACGAGGTGTATGCCGATGCCCGCTGTGTCGTCATCGAGGGCTCGGGTGGTTCGTTCTCCGCCGGCGGCGATATCGAGGCCATGATCGAGGGGCTGGAGGGAGACATGCCCCTCGACGAGCGCGTGCGGGCACTCGAGCGCCGGACGAATCAACTCATGGCCCGACTCGTCTCGTTCCCGCTGCCGACGATTGCGCTAGTCGACGGTCCCGCCGTGGGTGCCGGGGCGAACCTGGCCATCGCGTGTGACATGCAGCTCGCAACCGCAGACGCCGCCTTCGGCTTCGTCTTCCGCCAGGTCGGGCTGAGCATCGACGCTGGCACGTCGTACCTGCTCCCGCGAATCGTCGGCGAAAACGTCGCACAGGAACTCGTCCTGACGGGTGACATCATCGGCGCGGACCGCGCGGCCGACCTCGGACTGGTCAACCACGTCTACCCGAGCGAGGAGTTCGACGAGCGCGCCGAGGAGTTCGTCGAGAAGATCGTCGCCGGGCCGCCGGTCGCGATGCGCCACATGAAACGGCTCATTGGCGAAGGACTGGACAAGTCACTCGAGCAGGCGCTGACTGACGAGGCGACGGCACAGGGGATCGTCTTCCAGACCGACGACCACGCAGAGGGTGTGAGCGCCTTCTTCGAGGACCGAGAGCCCGAGTACGAGGGTCGCTAA
- a CDS encoding universal stress protein, with protein sequence MYQDVLIPTDGSDGTRRSIAHGLTIAEQFDARVHALSVVPEGPLGTLESEEATPTAHHAVNHVAAEATHAGIEATTSVENGVPHEVILEYADENDVDMIVMGTQGRTGLDRVLVGSVTERVVRMAEMPIVTVRATDEIQLTDLEDAEARARERAAEEGYAVDALAAEPRRTSATWYFQFETPEADDPVRLSVDAVSGDVRTVTEPAP encoded by the coding sequence ATGTATCAGGACGTCCTCATCCCAACTGACGGGAGCGACGGAACTCGCCGCTCGATCGCACACGGACTCACTATCGCGGAGCAATTCGACGCACGAGTCCACGCACTCTCGGTCGTCCCGGAAGGACCGCTCGGCACGCTCGAGAGCGAGGAAGCGACGCCGACGGCGCACCACGCGGTCAACCACGTCGCCGCCGAAGCCACACACGCCGGCATCGAGGCGACAACCAGCGTCGAAAACGGCGTCCCACACGAGGTGATACTCGAGTACGCCGACGAGAACGACGTCGACATGATCGTCATGGGAACCCAGGGACGAACGGGGCTCGATCGGGTGCTGGTCGGTAGCGTCACGGAACGAGTCGTCCGCATGGCGGAGATGCCAATCGTCACGGTTCGCGCGACCGATGAAATCCAGCTCACGGACCTCGAGGACGCCGAAGCACGCGCACGCGAACGAGCTGCCGAAGAAGGCTACGCCGTCGACGCACTCGCTGCCGAACCGCGCCGAACCAGTGCCACCTGGTACTTCCAGTTCGAAACGCCGGAGGCGGACGACCCCGTTCGACTCAGCGTCGACGCCGTCTCGGGTGATGTCCGGACTGTCACGGAGCCAGCGCCGTAG
- a CDS encoding long-chain-fatty-acid--CoA ligase — MTNLVTNVAAAVEEHGSNTAIGFQGDDTSYEEFWAQTGAFATALESRGVGEGDRVALYLPNVPPFLIGFHGTLRAGGVVVPMNPQYKAREISHLLGDSEAKVVVTLADLVPFVTEVQDETSVEHVVSVGGEAEGATEFTAFLERGAPDIADRADDDVAVQPYTSGTTGKPKGVQLTHSNLASNAKASAELVPDGIRPDDKQLGVLPLFHIYGMTVTMNGALFNGAGYYPMPKWDAQDAVSLVADAGITIFHGVPAMYNDVINQPNAEEFDFSSVRLCGVGGSGIPTEVLRRFEELYEPDVYEGYGLTETAPITHFNSPIEGRRVGSIGKTVPGVDSKVVDSDFEEVDPVEEGPVDEDEVDLTETTGEIVVAGPNVMKGYYGLPEANEEAFTEAGGRTWFHTGDIGYQDEDGFFYVVDREKHMIVTGGYNVYPREVEELLFEHEDVADAAVAGIPDDRRGETVKAFIVPTPDADATPEDLKEYCLTNLAEYKHPREVEFVEELPRTTTGKVQKFKLREREEDAEAADEDADAETGAE; from the coding sequence ATGACAAATCTCGTCACGAACGTCGCGGCGGCCGTCGAGGAGCACGGATCGAACACCGCGATCGGCTTTCAGGGGGACGACACCAGCTACGAGGAGTTCTGGGCACAGACCGGAGCCTTCGCGACTGCACTCGAGTCCCGCGGCGTGGGCGAGGGTGATCGGGTTGCGCTCTACCTGCCGAACGTGCCGCCGTTCCTGATCGGTTTCCACGGGACGCTGCGCGCCGGCGGGGTCGTCGTGCCAATGAATCCGCAGTACAAGGCCCGCGAGATCAGCCACCTGCTGGGCGACAGCGAGGCAAAGGTGGTCGTCACGCTGGCAGATCTGGTTCCGTTCGTTACGGAAGTACAGGACGAGACGAGCGTCGAGCACGTCGTCAGTGTGGGCGGCGAGGCCGAGGGCGCAACGGAGTTCACGGCGTTCCTCGAGCGCGGTGCGCCGGACATCGCCGACCGCGCGGACGACGACGTGGCGGTCCAGCCCTACACGTCGGGGACGACGGGCAAGCCGAAGGGCGTCCAACTCACCCACAGCAACCTCGCCTCGAACGCGAAGGCGTCGGCGGAGCTGGTCCCAGACGGAATCCGCCCTGACGACAAGCAACTGGGCGTTCTCCCGCTGTTCCACATCTACGGGATGACCGTCACGATGAACGGGGCACTGTTCAACGGCGCGGGCTACTACCCGATGCCCAAGTGGGACGCTCAGGACGCCGTCTCGCTCGTCGCGGACGCAGGAATCACGATTTTCCACGGCGTGCCGGCGATGTACAACGACGTGATCAACCAGCCCAACGCCGAGGAATTCGACTTCTCCTCGGTTCGCCTCTGTGGTGTCGGTGGTTCCGGCATCCCGACCGAAGTGCTGCGCCGGTTCGAAGAACTCTACGAGCCCGACGTCTACGAGGGGTACGGACTCACGGAGACAGCCCCGATTACGCACTTCAATAGTCCGATCGAGGGCCGGCGCGTCGGGAGCATCGGGAAAACGGTCCCCGGCGTCGACTCGAAGGTCGTCGATAGCGATTTCGAGGAGGTCGACCCCGTTGAGGAAGGTCCAGTCGACGAAGACGAGGTCGACCTGACGGAGACGACAGGCGAGATCGTCGTCGCTGGACCGAACGTGATGAAGGGCTACTACGGCCTGCCCGAGGCCAACGAGGAGGCGTTCACCGAAGCGGGCGGGCGAACCTGGTTCCACACCGGCGACATCGGTTATCAGGACGAGGACGGCTTCTTCTACGTCGTCGACCGCGAGAAGCACATGATCGTCACCGGCGGCTACAACGTCTACCCGCGCGAGGTCGAAGAGTTACTCTTCGAGCACGAAGACGTGGCCGACGCCGCCGTCGCGGGGATTCCGGACGATCGGCGCGGCGAGACGGTGAAGGCGTTCATCGTGCCGACGCCCGATGCCGATGCGACCCCAGAAGATCTCAAGGAGTACTGCCTGACCAACCTCGCGGAGTACAAACACCCACGCGAGGTCGAGTTCGTGGAGGAACTGCCCCGAACGACGACCGGCAAGGTTCAGAAGTTCAAGCTCCGCGAGCGCGAGGAGGACGCTGAAGCGGCCGATGAAGACGCAGACGCAGAGACGGGGGCCGAATGA
- a CDS encoding acetyl-CoA carboxylase biotin carboxylase subunit, with protein sequence MFRKVLVANRGEIAVRVMRACEELNVGTVAIYSEADKGSGHVRYADEAYNVGPARAADSYLDHEAVIEAAQKADADAIHPGYGFLAENAEFASKVEAADGITWIGPSSDAMESLGEKTKARQIMDEAAVPIVPGTTDPVTDPDEVAAFGDEHGYPIAIKAEGGGGGRGMKVVWDQSEIEDQLESAKREGEAYFDNDSVYLERYLEQPRHIEIQILADGHGNVRHLGERDCSLQRRHQKVIEEGPSAALSEELREKIGEAARRGVAAADYTNAGTVEFLVEEEPGRGPEEPLGPDANFYFLEVNTRIQVEHTVTEEITGIDIVKRQIQIAAGEEVDFTQEEVDIDGHAMEFRINAENAAEDFAPATGGTLETYDPPGGVGVRMDDALRQGDELVTDYDSMIAKLIVWGEDREECIDRSLRALSEYEIAGIPTIIPFHRLMLTDEEFVASTHTTKYLDNELDESRIEEAQEQWGGDTGSGASDDEETVEREFTVEVNGKRFEVELAEHGAPAIPVGDVDASGASGPPQPAGGDSSGDDDIAGDGETVDAEMQGTILDVAVEEGDEVAAGDVLVVLEAMKMENDIVASRGGTVTEIAVEEEQSVDMGDTLVVLE encoded by the coding sequence ATGTTCAGGAAGGTTCTCGTGGCGAACCGCGGCGAGATCGCGGTCCGCGTGATGCGGGCGTGCGAGGAGTTGAACGTTGGGACTGTCGCAATCTACTCTGAGGCTGACAAGGGCTCGGGACACGTTCGGTACGCCGACGAGGCGTACAACGTCGGTCCCGCTCGCGCGGCGGATTCGTATCTCGATCACGAGGCCGTTATCGAGGCCGCACAGAAAGCCGACGCTGACGCGATCCACCCCGGCTACGGCTTCCTCGCGGAGAACGCGGAGTTCGCGAGCAAGGTCGAGGCAGCCGATGGAATCACCTGGATCGGCCCGTCCAGCGACGCCATGGAATCGCTCGGCGAGAAGACGAAGGCCCGCCAGATCATGGACGAAGCAGCGGTGCCGATCGTCCCCGGAACGACGGACCCGGTCACCGACCCCGACGAGGTCGCTGCCTTCGGCGACGAACACGGCTACCCGATCGCCATCAAGGCCGAAGGTGGTGGCGGTGGCCGCGGCATGAAGGTCGTCTGGGACCAAAGCGAGATCGAAGACCAGTTAGAGAGTGCAAAGCGCGAGGGTGAGGCGTACTTCGACAACGACTCTGTCTATCTGGAGCGCTACCTCGAACAGCCCCGCCACATCGAAATCCAGATTCTCGCGGATGGACACGGCAACGTCCGCCATCTCGGTGAGCGCGACTGTTCACTCCAGCGCCGCCACCAGAAGGTCATCGAGGAAGGCCCATCCGCAGCCCTCTCCGAGGAACTGCGCGAAAAGATCGGCGAGGCCGCCCGCCGCGGGGTCGCCGCCGCGGACTACACCAACGCCGGCACCGTCGAGTTCCTCGTCGAGGAAGAGCCCGGACGCGGCCCCGAGGAACCCCTCGGTCCCGACGCGAACTTCTACTTCCTCGAGGTCAACACCCGGATCCAGGTCGAGCACACGGTCACCGAGGAAATCACGGGCATCGACATCGTCAAGCGCCAGATTCAGATCGCAGCGGGCGAGGAAGTCGATTTCACACAGGAAGAGGTGGACATCGACGGCCACGCGATGGAGTTCCGAATTAACGCCGAGAACGCGGCCGAGGACTTCGCCCCCGCGACCGGCGGCACACTCGAGACGTACGATCCGCCAGGTGGGGTCGGCGTCCGGATGGATGACGCGCTCCGACAGGGCGACGAACTCGTCACAGACTACGACTCGATGATCGCGAAGCTGATCGTCTGGGGCGAGGACCGCGAGGAGTGTATCGACCGCTCGCTGCGCGCCCTGAGTGAGTACGAAATCGCGGGCATCCCGACGATTATCCCGTTCCATCGCCTGATGCTCACCGACGAGGAGTTCGTCGCGAGTACGCACACGACGAAGTATCTCGACAACGAACTCGACGAGAGTCGGATCGAGGAAGCCCAGGAGCAGTGGGGCGGCGACACCGGCAGCGGTGCCAGCGACGACGAGGAGACCGTCGAACGCGAGTTCACCGTCGAAGTCAACGGCAAGCGCTTCGAGGTCGAACTCGCAGAGCACGGCGCGCCGGCAATTCCGGTCGGTGACGTCGACGCAAGCGGCGCGTCCGGCCCGCCACAGCCCGCGGGCGGCGACAGCAGCGGTGACGACGATATCGCTGGCGACGGCGAGACCGTCGACGCTGAAATGCAGGGAACGATTCTGGACGTCGCCGTCGAAGAGGGTGACGAGGTCGCAGCGGGCGACGTGCTGGTCGTCCTCGAGGCGATGAAGATGGAGAACGATATCGTGGCCTCCCGCGGCGGCACCGTCACCGAAATTGCCGTCGAGGAAGAACAGAGCGTTGACATGGGCGATACGCTGGTCGTTTTGGAGTAA
- a CDS encoding O-methyltransferase, protein MVDVLADEIRRFVRAVGPEPDETLAEMDRFAEEHGFPHVGPEVGAFLRFVARMSDAERIFEFGSGYGYSAYWFADALPDDGSGEIVLTEVDEDELEQAREYMAAGGYDDLARYELGDAVETAKGYDGPFDVVLIDIQKHQYEDAFEAIRSKIPVGGVIVADNAISASVIEFENLLDMVEAAQAGDDAARRVIEAESNEHTRGIADYLDRVTADSAFETVVIPLGEGIAVSYRVE, encoded by the coding sequence ATGGTCGACGTTCTCGCAGACGAGATCAGGCGTTTCGTTCGCGCGGTCGGTCCCGAACCCGACGAGACGCTGGCGGAGATGGACCGCTTCGCCGAGGAACACGGATTCCCACACGTCGGGCCGGAGGTTGGCGCGTTCCTTCGGTTCGTTGCCCGCATGAGCGACGCCGAACGCATCTTTGAGTTCGGTTCAGGCTATGGCTACTCCGCCTACTGGTTCGCCGACGCGCTCCCAGACGATGGAAGCGGCGAGATCGTCCTCACCGAGGTCGACGAAGACGAACTCGAGCAGGCCCGTGAGTACATGGCCGCAGGCGGCTACGACGACCTCGCACGGTACGAACTCGGTGACGCGGTCGAGACCGCAAAAGGGTACGACGGCCCCTTCGACGTGGTGTTGATCGACATCCAGAAACACCAGTACGAAGATGCCTTCGAGGCGATTCGATCGAAAATCCCGGTTGGAGGCGTCATCGTTGCCGACAACGCCATCTCGGCGAGCGTTATCGAATTCGAGAACCTGCTCGATATGGTCGAGGCCGCACAGGCCGGCGACGACGCGGCACGCCGCGTCATCGAAGCCGAGAGCAACGAACACACGCGCGGCATCGCGGACTATCTCGACCGCGTGACGGCAGATTCGGCGTTCGAGACGGTCGTCATCCCGCTTGGAGAAGGAATCGCAGTGAGCTACCGCGTCGAGTAA
- a CDS encoding M20 family metallo-hydrolase, whose protein sequence is MDVRQDRLRADIEANATFGALEYDDSDTPNEDGGDREGQEQAQAQAQTQAQAQAQTQAQEQAQPQTQAQEQAQPQTQAQEQAQPQTQAQAQPQTQPQPQTQPQRQKHGRTVRTGTEANRRARDHLVSRLEDAGLAVEIDAVGNITGTWTPESADPDAAPVAAGSHLDSVPEGGIFDGPLGVYAALESVRALQDAEAEPERPISVVCFTEEEGTRFGGGLLGSSVATGQLGVEEALAATDDNGVQLGDALENIGYRGEGVLDPADWDSFLELHVEQDTRLEDAGVPVGVVSTITGIAHATATFTGETNHAGTTGMAERADAFTAASAFTLALEEAGMEAALAGVSEAADNGDADADGIDEPIGGTAVATVGKCNVAPNATNVVPGRVELGVDIRDVDSETMAGLLERAEQVLARIEAERPVETTFELELDVAPAPMSKRCREALESGADATTVESRILHSGAAHDAMCVSRVTDAGMLFAPSRDGLSHTPLEWTDWDDCATATRVLAEAIARLAGAASD, encoded by the coding sequence ATGGACGTGAGACAGGACCGGCTGCGGGCCGACATCGAGGCGAACGCGACGTTCGGTGCACTCGAGTACGACGATTCAGACACACCGAACGAGGATGGCGGCGACAGGGAGGGACAAGAACAGGCACAGGCACAGGCACAGACACAGGCACAGGCACAGGCACAGACACAGGCACAGGAACAGGCACAGCCACAGACACAGGCACAGGAACAGGCACAGCCACAGACACAGGCACAGGAACAGGCACAGCCACAGACACAGGCACAGGCACAGCCACAGACACAGCCACAGCCACAGACACAGCCACAGAGACAAAAACACGGCCGAACCGTCCGCACCGGAACCGAGGCAAACCGGCGGGCCAGAGATCATCTCGTTTCCCGACTCGAGGACGCCGGGCTCGCAGTCGAGATAGACGCCGTCGGCAACATCACTGGTACATGGACGCCGGAGAGCGCAGACCCCGACGCCGCCCCCGTCGCGGCCGGGAGCCACCTCGACTCCGTTCCCGAGGGCGGCATCTTCGACGGCCCACTCGGTGTCTACGCCGCACTCGAGTCCGTCCGCGCGCTGCAGGACGCCGAGGCCGAGCCAGAACGGCCAATCAGCGTCGTTTGCTTCACTGAGGAGGAGGGGACCCGCTTCGGTGGCGGACTGCTTGGTTCGTCGGTTGCGACCGGCCAGCTTGGGGTCGAGGAGGCGCTAGCCGCAACGGACGACAACGGTGTGCAGTTGGGCGACGCACTCGAGAACATCGGCTACCGCGGCGAGGGTGTACTCGACCCCGCTGACTGGGACTCATTTCTCGAACTGCACGTCGAGCAGGACACCCGACTCGAGGATGCGGGCGTTCCCGTCGGCGTCGTCTCAACGATCACCGGTATCGCGCACGCCACTGCGACGTTTACCGGTGAGACGAACCACGCGGGGACGACAGGAATGGCTGAGCGGGCGGATGCGTTCACAGCTGCGAGTGCGTTCACGTTGGCACTCGAGGAGGCCGGGATGGAGGCGGCGCTCGCGGGTGTGAGTGAGGCTGCTGACAATGGCGACGCTGACGCGGACGGTATAGACGAACCCATAGGAGGCACAGCAGTCGCAACCGTCGGCAAATGCAACGTCGCCCCAAACGCGACGAACGTCGTCCCCGGCCGCGTCGAACTCGGCGTTGACATCCGGGACGTCGACAGCGAGACGATGGCTGGCCTGCTTGAGCGAGCGGAACAGGTACTGGCACGAATCGAAGCCGAACGGCCGGTCGAGACCACCTTCGAACTCGAACTCGATGTCGCGCCAGCGCCGATGAGCAAGCGCTGCCGGGAAGCACTCGAGTCCGGTGCCGATGCCACGACAGTTGAGTCGCGCATCCTGCACTCGGGCGCGGCCCACGACGCGATGTGCGTCTCGCGGGTGACCGATGCCGGGATGCTCTTTGCGCCGTCTCGAGATGGGCTCTCGCACACGCCACTCGAGTGGACTGACTGGGACGACTGCGCGACGGCGACGCGGGTGCTTGCCGAGGCGATTGCACGGCTCGCCGGCGCAGCGTCGGACTGA
- a CDS encoding dCTP deaminase/dUTPase family protein, with the protein MSIDSDPDADSTADESLASAVENLVHEPTQIHDGGVDLTVSAIYEVAGPGQLDFGGDELEDADLEPVPTELRAPDDEFGWWDLGGGQYVVQHNEFLGDLEEPLQLQPRNELLARGGSHPTVQVRSHLPLVPLSVADGGIQIKENARVSTLVR; encoded by the coding sequence ATGTCAATCGACTCCGACCCAGACGCCGATTCGACTGCAGACGAATCGCTCGCTTCGGCCGTCGAAAACCTGGTACACGAGCCGACGCAGATCCACGACGGCGGTGTCGATCTGACGGTGAGCGCGATCTACGAGGTCGCCGGCCCTGGCCAACTCGATTTCGGCGGTGACGAACTCGAAGATGCCGATCTCGAGCCGGTGCCGACGGAACTGCGAGCGCCGGACGACGAGTTCGGCTGGTGGGACCTCGGCGGCGGTCAGTACGTCGTCCAGCACAACGAGTTTCTGGGCGATCTCGAGGAACCGCTCCAGCTGCAGCCGCGAAACGAGTTGCTGGCTCGCGGCGGCTCGCATCCGACGGTGCAGGTTCGATCGCACCTGCCGTTGGTGCCGCTGTCGGTTGCCGACGGTGGGATACAAATAAAGGAGAACGCGCGCGTTTCGACGCTCGTTCGGTGA